A genomic segment from Lytechinus variegatus isolate NC3 chromosome 10, Lvar_3.0, whole genome shotgun sequence encodes:
- the LOC121422426 gene encoding matrix-remodeling-associated protein 7-like has translation MTDAGRKALESEILFYITAALVTFLAFIISFKWVYRKTARKNVCPVHPDGDKRKSITEDKSLQASSGGDGESTKESIADDDEDDIKDLLINHDDIKPLDSEQTNEKEHDGEGDDIESKTQHLAGPQKTKKLVEEVSKMMSDEQKEEERRIQSEQLEAIFKLVQNQQDTFGIGSLEDIEDQFKLYA, from the exons ATGACCGATGCGGGAAGGAAAGCTCTGGAATCTGAGATTCTTTTTTACATCACAGCTGCCTTGGTCACCTTTTTGGCTTTCATAATATCTTTCAAGTGGGTGTACAGGAAGACTGCCAGGAAGAATGTGTGTCCAGTCCATCCAGATGGAGATAAAAGAAAG TCAATAACAGAAGATAAATCATTGCAAGCATCGTCAGGAGGAGACGGGGAATCGACGAAAGAATCAATCgctgacgatgatgaagatgacatcAAAGACCTCCTCATCAACCACGATGACATCAAACCATTAGATTCTGAACAGACCAACGAAAAGGAGCATGATGGGGAAGGTGATGATATTGAGTCCAAGACGCAACATCTAGCGGGGCctcagaaaacaaagaaattggttGAAGAGGTCTCCAAGATGATGTCAGATGAACagaaggaggaagaaagaag GATTCAATCAGAACAACTAGAGGCAATCTTCAAGCTGGTGCAGAACCAACAAGACACATTTGGGATTGGATCATTAGAGGATATTGAGGATCAATTCAAACTTTATGCatag
- the LOC121423015 gene encoding putative GTP-binding protein 6, giving the protein MSAPYLLRLGIPRRFLLHLPFRNGCVNGVSEPFRKIGEKPSLIRMNLMSSPYLTTRKMNSLSSPRLAARSSLCHVSSRNQCFRQSAPGLFIRIPREIQCSPPKGSLHQSPISHRKRKSRTSMENTRNEMLADDLDGDGLEYGDEVMEYANELLRREHDALKGHHVLVIQPVLKTGRRDKKDSELKLTEAQSLVTTLQDWSLVDSRLIPAKSLSKKYMFGQGTFDELTAQIRSRPDITSVFLNVDRLSGLQKKTMEEQWGMPVYDRYSVVLQIFKEHASSKEAKLQIALAELHFRRLHLQQETLDLDQQSGAHQYIGGGGETLLEKKQRLLRDKEGALRKALEKLKGKRDLLRKGRERKHFPHVGVVGYTNAGKTSLIKALTGDARLEPRDQLFATLDVTSHAGYLSNRMPVIYVDTVGFISDLPHQLIASFAATLEDVLHADLLVHVRDVSHPEAESQRIQVLSVLHDLGVNQRLIDNMIEVNNKIDLMENRSELASKDECYPVSAIQGTGLKQLREAIELKLIEVTKRVTCDVRIPQAGTHLSWLYKEATVQDIATIEGDTEHLLVSAVFSATAYSKFTAKYGNLIQRQVNS; this is encoded by the exons ATGAGTGCTCCATATCTTCTGAGACTGGGAATACCCAGGAGATTTCTTCTTCATCTACCATTTCGTAATGGGTGCGTTAATGGAGTTTCCGAGCCTTTTAGAAAAATTGGTGAGAAACCTAGTTTGATTAGAATGAATCTAATGTCTTCTCCATACCTGACTACAAGGAAAATGAATTCATTGTCTTCACCACGTCTGGCTGCAAGGAGTTCTTTGTGTCATGTGTCTTCAAGGAATCAATGTTTTCGTCAAAGCGCCCCCGGCTTGTTTATAAGAATTCCTCGAGAAATTCAATGTTCACCACCAAAGGGATCCTTGCACCAATCACCCATATCCCATCGCAAGCGAAAGAGTAGGACTTCAATGGAAAATACCAGGAATGAAATGTTAGCTGATGACCTTGATGGTGATGGACTGGAGTATGGAGACGAAGTCATGGAATATGCAAATGAGCTTTTGAGGAGAGAACACGATGCTTTGAAAGGTCATCATGTTCTAGTTATTCAACCTGTACTTAAAACTGGGAGAAGAGACAAGAAAGACAGTGAGCTGAAATTAACAGAAGCACAGTCTCTTGTTACA ACACTTCAAGACTGGTCACTGGTTGACAGCAGACTGATTCCTGCCAAATCTCTGAGCAAAAAGTACATGTTTGGCCAAGGCACTTTTGATGAACTCACTGCCCAGATTCGGTCTCGACCAGATATAACCAGTGTGTTCTTGAACGTTGATAGATTGAGCGGGTTGCAGAAGAAGACTATGGAAGAGCAATGGGGAATGCCGGTTTATGATAG gtacagtGTTGTTCTTCAGATCTTCAAGGAGCATGCATCATCTAAGGAAGCAAAGCTACAGATAGCTTTGGCTGAGTTACATTTTAGAAG GTTGCATTTACAGCAAGAAACCCTTGACCTGGATCAGCAGAGTGGAGCCCACCAGTACATAGGCGGTGGAGGAGAAACCTTGCTGGAGAAGAAACAACGTTTGCTGCGAGACAAAGAGGGCGCTCTCAGAAAAGCTCTTGAGAAGCTGAAGGGAAAGAGAGACTTGTTGAGGAAAGGCAGAGAGAGAAAACACTTTCCACATGTCGGTGTTGTTGGATACACAAATGCTG GAAAGACCTCCCTTATAAAAGCACTTACTGGAGATGCAAGACTTGAACCTAGGGACCAACTCTTTGCAACGCTGGACGTAACGTCCCATGCGGGTTACCTGTCTAATAGAATGCCTGTTATCTATGTTGATACGGTTGGATTCATCTCAGATTTACCTCATCAGTTGATTGCATCTTTTGCAGCTACACTAGAAGATGTCCTTCATGCC GATCTTCTAGTGCATGTTAGAGATGTAAGTCATCCTGAAGCAGAGAGTCAGCGGATTCAGGTTCTCAGTGTTCTTCATGACCTTGGGGTCAATCAGCGTCTCATAGACAACATGATTGAGGTTAATAATAAGATTGATCTCATGGAAAACAG GTCTGAACTTGCATCAAAAGATGAATGTTACCCAGTTTCTGCCATCCAGGGAACCGGATTAAAGCAGTTGAGAGAGGCTATAGAGTTGAAACTAATAGAGGTCACCAAGAGAGTCACTTGTGATGTCAGAATTCCACAGGCTGGTACACATctcag ctggtTGTACAAGGAGGCAACCGTCCAAGACATTGCAACTATAGAGGGCGACACAGAGCATCTACTTGTGTCAGCTGTGTTCAGTGCTACTGCGTACTCAAAATTCACGGCAAAGTATGGCAACCTTATTCAAAGACAAGTCAACTCTTAA
- the LOC121422976 gene encoding transmembrane protein 220-like: protein MITMDFSAVVAVYNLWRIGNLFMAIFFSLASYVQHNDPDAGIWMLAYGIPAFLCVAQCMKPSISENVVWRYMTVLHLVLCACGEGYILSHSYLSSGAAGKHAQQWFEREEAREFAGLLLVCIWLTLCILQTKTNRMTSPPRLVVWLALLLIITPFILWASINFNKHYDEIQPDHCKGSLKMPSFQM from the exons ATGATCACGATGGATTTCTCTGCAGTTGTGGCTGTTTACAATTTATGGCGCATAGGAAATCTGTTCATGGCAATCTTCTTTTCTCTTGCATCATATGTACAA CACAATGACCCCGATGCAGGAATATGGATG ctGGCCTATGGCATTCCAGCATTTCTCTGTGTAGCACAGTGTATGAAGCCAAGCATATCAG AAAATGTGGTATGGCGTTACATGACAGTGCTTCATCTGGTGCTTTGTGCCTGTGGTGAGGGGTATATTCTATCTCACAGCTACCTCTCCAGTGGGGCCGCTGGTAAGCATGCCCAGCAGTGGTTTGAAAGAGAAGAAGCCAG GGAATTTGCAGGGCTTCTATTGGTCTGTATATGGCTAACCTTATGTATTCTACAAACAAA GACAAATAGAATGACAAGCCCTCCTCGGTTGGTAGTTTGGCTTGCTCTCCTCTTGATCATAACACCATTCATCCTATGGGCTTCCATCAACTTCAATAAACATTATGATGAGATTCAACCAGACCATTGCAAAGGATCACTAAAGATGCCCAGCTTTCAAATGTGA